Proteins found in one Pyrus communis chromosome 15, drPyrComm1.1, whole genome shotgun sequence genomic segment:
- the LOC137718133 gene encoding uncharacterized protein, with protein MGELEANRENNRSQEDVHENWNRGLEVDVVGEEITIKGRIQEVEKLAAKICQDKIELNEDIEKRKCDRSSGLFRLEDLNEKGLKSRLAVEREKMNILQLFLLRLTNKAPQGKPEKPFMPREKISKHKMNFRMVHGTNSLADEKQLVKEMNMRRKEDTAGSFSPLGRDYYYYIPPPLVTTYYLRHLSAVQYLRNQRSIMHHRLRQIQELQWQGDRPGIVFERQWDEAIAEERASANPNAAANAIATARIWDSLSSKKALQEQIKVTGEKIEELTKSLTAVRPKVRKVERELKAIERDMEILEKKLPLIDQRKDEAYQCLLKLKNQQRSNTANPPKKTSDIAKQPLLVVCASRSVELKWKSARPGMLFEMQWDEATANEAGANTNAAANAKRIICDSFSSKKALKEQIKVSYTILTDQIEQVTGEKIEELTKSLSGVRPKVRKVERELKAIERDIKCLEQSTMEELEAKRDNNSLQEDLHDNWNRGLEVDAADDEKTDLKGRIHEVEKLAEKISQDRLELDEDIVKRTCDRACTLSRLESLKDREMGLGSLLSAAREKMNILQLFLLHSAEKAYQGKPMKPFLSADEIAKHKMNFRMGHGTNSLAEEKQLLKQMNVRQKEGVDSFSSLEGHCYTPPYVDTWHLPLDEFYYVKNQRSIVRNRLRHIQELKWKSARPGILFQRQWDEPNGYVGDNANAAANAIANPKRRIWDSLSLKKALQEQIKVSGQKVDEVTKSLLAVRPKIKKVERELKAIERDIECLKKNLTLMDHRKDEALPAFGNQEINRDFSGG; from the exons ATGGGGGAACTGGAAGCTAACAGAGAAAACAATCGCTCGCAAGAGGACGTGCATGAAAACTGGAATCGTGGTTTAGAAGTTGATGTTGTGGGTGAAGAGATAACTATTAAAGGCAGAATTCAAGAGGTCGAGAAGCTGGCTGCAAAGATCTGTCAAGATAAAATTGAGCTGAATGAAGATATAGAGAAAAGGAAG TGTGATAGGAGCAGTGGCCTTTTTCGGTTGGAAGACCTGAATGAAAAGGGACTCAAATCCAGGTTGGCCGTGGAGAGGGAGAAAATGAATATACTGCAACTATTTCTGCTTCGTTTAACAAACAAAGCTCCCCAAGGAAAACCGGAGAAGCCCTTCATGCCACGAGAAAAGATATCTAAGCAT AAAATGAATTTCCGGATGGTACATGGAACAAACAGTTTGGCTGACGAAAAGCAGCTTGTAAAAGAGATGAATATGAGACGGAAGGAGGATACTGCTGGTTCATTTTCGCCATTGGGAAgggattattattattatataccTCCGCCTCTTGTAACT ACATATTACTTGCGTCATCTCTCTGCTGTACAATATCTGCGGAATCAGAGAAGTATAATGCATCACCGCCTAAGACAAATCCAAGAACTTCAATGGCAAGGCGATAGACCGGGAATAGTATTTGAAAGGCAATGGGATGAAGCCATTGCTGAAGAAAGGGCTAGTGCAAATCCTAATGCTGCTGCCAATGCTATTGCCACTGCCAGGATTTGGGATTCTTTGAGTTCGAAGAAAGCGTTACAAGAGCAAATCAAG GTAACTGGTGAAAAGATAGAAGAGTTAACGAAATCACTAACAGCCGTGCGGCCAAAAGTTAGGAAAGTTGAGAGAGAATTGAAGGCCATTGAAAGAGATATGGAAATCTTGGAGAAGAAATTGCCATTGATTGATCAGAGGAAAGATGAAGCATACCAATGCCTTCTTAAATTGAAAAACCAACAGA GATCAAATACAGCTAATCCACCGAAGAAAACATCAGATATAGCCAAGCAACCACTACTAGTAGTGTGTGCCAGTCGATCAGTTG AACTTAAATGGAAAAGCGCGAGACCGGGAATGCTCTTTGAAATGCAATGGGATGAAGCCACTGCTAATGAAGCAGGTGCTAATACTAATGCTGCCGCCAATGCCAAGAGAATTATTTGTGATTCTTTCAGTTCGAAAAAAGCATTAAAAGAACAAATCAAAGTATCATACACAATTCTTACTGATCAAATAGAGCAG GTAACTGGTGAAAAGATTGAAGAATTAACTAAATCACTATCGGGAGTGAGGCCAAAAGTTAGGAAAGTTGAGAGAGAATTGAAGGCCATTGAAAGAGATATAAAATGCTTGGA GCAAAGCACCATGGAGGAATTGGAAGCTAAACGAGACAACAATAGCTTGCAAGAGGACTTACACGATAACTGGAATCGGGGTTTGGAAGTTGATGCTGCTGATGATGAAAAGACAGATTTAAAAGGCAGAATTCACGAGGTTGAGAAGCTGGCTGAAAAGATCAGTCAAGACAGACTTGAGCTGGATGAAGATATAGTGAAAAGGACG TGTGATAGGGCATGCACCCTTTCTCGGTTGGAATCCCTAAAAGATCGTGAAATGGGACTCGGATCCCTTTTGTCTGCGGCGAGGGAGAAAATGAATATACTGCAACTATTTCTGCTCCATTCTGCAGAAAAAGCTTACCAAGGAAAACCTATGAAGCCCTTTTTATCAGCAGACGAGATAGCTAAACAT AAAATGAATTTCCGGATGGGACATGGAACAAACAGTTTGGCGGAGGAAAAACAGCTTTTGAAACAGATGAATGTGAGACAGAAAGAGGGTGTTGATTCATTTTCATCATTGGAAGGGCATTGTTATACTCCGCCTTATGTAGAT ACTTGGCACTTGCCTCTCGATGAGTTTTATTACGTGAAGAATCAGAGAAGTATAGTTCGAAACCGCCTAAGACATATCCAAGAACTTAAATGGAAAAGCGCAAGACCGGGAATTCTATTTCAACGCCAATGGGATGAACCAAATGGTTATGTAGGTGATAATGCTAATGCTGCTGCCAATGCTATTGCTAATCCCAAGAGAAGGATTTGGGATTCTTTGAGTTTGAAAAAAGCGTTACAAGAACAAATCAAA GTAAGTGGTCAGAAGGTTGATGAAGTAACGAAATCACTATTGGCCGTGCggccaaaaattaagaaagttgaGAGAGAATTGAAGGCCATTGAAAGAGATATAGAATgcttgaagaaaaatttgacgTTGATGGATCATAGGAAAGATGAGGCGTTGCCTGCCTTCGGCAACCAAGAAATTAACAGAGATTTCAGCGGAGGTTAA
- the LOC137718135 gene encoding uncharacterized protein: MEEDYRRSRSSYGGGGNNMQVGSYYGHPTRPPRPTSSYEMRSYSVSYAQTQMANQNYNYNNREIKLKKGKSISGSSSNWGVLADPELQRKKRVASYKMYSVEGKMKGSFRKSFRWLKDKYTQVLYSWS, encoded by the coding sequence ATGGAAGAAGACTACAGGAGATCAAGGTCGTCGTACGGCGGCGGCGGGAATAATATGCAGGTGGGAAGCTACTATGGACACCCAACAAGGCCGCCACGCCCCACTTCCTCCTATGAGATGAGGAGCTACAGTGTTTCATATGCACAAACCCAGATGGCTAATCAGAATTATAACTATAATAACAGGGAGATTAAGctgaaaaaagggaaaagcatTTCTGGGTCGTCTTCCAATTGGGGGGTCCTGGCTGATCCGGAGttgcagaggaagaagagggtTGCGAGCTACAAGATGTACTCTGTGGAGGGGAAGATGAAGGGCTCGTTCAGGAAAAGCTTCAGGTGGCTTAAAGATAAGTACACCCAAGTGCTTTATAGCTGGTCGTGA